The following are encoded in a window of Dioscorea cayenensis subsp. rotundata cultivar TDr96_F1 chromosome 16, TDr96_F1_v2_PseudoChromosome.rev07_lg8_w22 25.fasta, whole genome shotgun sequence genomic DNA:
- the LOC120279265 gene encoding serine/threonine-protein kinase D6PKL2-like, with protein MAFKQHQSKPKPNKLDPMTLRTLPKLSQQGDSSQLDQEKKNSDQSCAKDSLGSSKLIDDNDMVTEMNDCAKINGQADFVESGKSSMCRASASSDVSDVSTCSSVSNNLSKPHKANDIRWEAIQRFRARDGVPSLSHFRLLKKLGSGDIGSVYLSELSGTRCYFAMKVMDKNSLASRKKLVRAQTEREILECLDHPFLPTLYTHFETDKFLCLVMEYCPGGDLHTLRQRQPGKHFSEQSVRFYVAEVLLALEYLHMLGIIYRDLKPENVLVREDGHIMLSDFDLSLRCSVNPTLIKSTNSDSDPNRKNNPVYFVQPACIEPSCIQPSCVVPTTCFSPRIFLSKSKKQRKPKPEVGNQVMPLPELIAEPTDARSMSFVGTHEYLAPEIIKGEGHGSAVDWWTFGIFLYELLFGRTPFRGSGNRVTLFNVVGQPLRFPESPTVSFAAKDLIRGLLVKEPQSRLAYKRGATEIKQHVFFEGVNWALIRCASPPEIPRLVDIEKCQASAASSSGKTQSTNDQKCADNYLEFGFF; from the exons ATGGCTTTCAAGCAACATCAATCAAAGCCGAAGCCGAACAAATTAGATCCTATGACACTGAGAACATTGCCCAAGCTTTCACAGCAAGGAGATTCTTCGCAATTggatcaagagaagaagaattCAGATCAGAGCTGTGCCAAGGATAGTTTGGGTTCGTCTAAGCTCATTGATGATAATGACATGGTGACAGAGATGAATGATTGTGCTAAGATTAACGGGCAAGCGGACTTTGTCGAGAGTGGTAAGAGTAGTATGTGCAGGGCAAGCGCAAGCAGCGATGTTAGTGATGTGAGTACTTGTAGCAGTGTTAGTAACAATTTGAGCAAGCCTCATAAGGCAAATGATATAAGATGGGAGGCAATTCAACGGTTCAGGGCCAGGGATGGGGTGCCGAGTTTGAGCCATTTTAGGCTTCTCAAGAAGTTAGGTAGTGGTGATATTGGCAGTGTGTATTTATCTGAATTGAGTGGGACTAGATGTTATTTTGCTATGAAGGTTATGGACAAGAATTCCCTAGCAAGTCGAAAAAAACTGGTTAGAGCTCAGACTGAAAGAGAGATATTGGAATGCCTTGATCATCCATTCCTTCCAACATTGTATACTCACTTTGAAACCGATAAGTTTTTGTGCTTGGTGATGGAGTATTGCCCCGGAGGAGATCTGCACACACTTCGACAGAGACAACCGGGGAAACATTTTTCAGAACAATCTGTGAG GTTCTATGTAGCTGAAGTTCTACTGGCATTGGAGTACTTGCACATGCTCGGCATAATCTATCGCGATCTCAAGCCAGAAAATGTCCTTGTCAGAGAAGACGGTCATATCATGCTCTCCGACTTCGATCTCTCCCTTCGCTGTTCAGTTAATCCCACACTCATAAAATCCACAAACTCCGACTCTGATCCTAACCGGAAGAACAACCCCGTCTACTTTGTCCAACCTGCCTGCATTGAGCCATCATGCATCCAGCCATCCTGCGTTGTACCTACAACATGTTTCTCGCCGCGCATTTTCCTGTCCAAATCAAAAAAGCAAAGGAAACCAAAACCCGAAGTCGGCAACCAAGTAATGCCGCTGCCAGAACTCATTGCAGAACCTACAGATGCTCGGTCCATGTCATTTGTCGGCACTCACGAGTACTTAGCTCCCGAAATCATTAAAGGTGAGGGCCACGGTAGCGCTGTTGATTGGTGGACTTTCGGTATATTCTTATACGAACTTCTATTCGGAAGAACTCCTTTTAGAGGTTCAGGTAACAGAGTGACACTCTTCAATGTCGTCGGCCAGCCATTACGTTTCCCTGAGTCTCCGACTGTGAGCTTTGCCGCGAAAGACCTCATCAGAGGATTACTAGTGAAGGAGCCTCAAAGCCGACTTGCTTATAAGCGCGGCGCAACTGAAATAAAACAGCATGTCTTTTTTGAAGGTGTGAATTGGGCATTGATTCGATGCGCTAGTCCGCCGGAGATTCCAAGACTTGTCGATATCGAAAAATGTCAGGCCTCAGCTGCATCAAGCAGTGGCAAGACTCAATCTACCAATGATCAGAAATGTGCAGATAATTATCTAGAGTTTGGTTTCTTTTAG